In one window of Bizionia sp. M204 DNA:
- a CDS encoding MBL fold metallo-hydrolase yields MKLYPINSGNFKLDGGAMFGVVPKSLWQKTNPADANNMIDIAARCLLIEDGNKLTLIDTGMGDKQSDKFFGYYYLWGNDSINKSLKQYGFHRDDITDVFMTHLHFDHCGGSIQWNKDKTDYEPAFKNAHFWSNNDHWNWATKPNNREKASFLKENIEPIKNSGQLKFTPVPHGDIQRNSELGFDIFYADGHTDKQMIPMIQYKGKTICFMADLLPTAGHLPLPFVMGYDTRPLLTLDEKEKFLKMAADNNYYLFLEHDAHNEIITVKNTEKGVRLQDVFTCNEIFN; encoded by the coding sequence ATGAAATTATATCCTATAAATTCCGGTAATTTTAAACTTGATGGTGGTGCTATGTTTGGCGTGGTACCAAAATCGCTTTGGCAAAAAACCAATCCTGCAGATGCCAATAACATGATTGATATTGCTGCACGTTGTTTATTAATTGAAGACGGCAATAAACTCACGCTTATTGATACAGGAATGGGTGACAAACAAAGTGATAAATTTTTTGGCTATTACTATTTATGGGGAAATGACTCCATTAATAAATCATTAAAACAATACGGGTTTCATCGGGATGATATAACCGATGTCTTCATGACGCATTTACATTTTGACCATTGTGGTGGAAGTATTCAATGGAATAAAGACAAAACTGACTACGAACCGGCTTTTAAAAATGCACATTTTTGGAGTAATAATGACCATTGGAATTGGGCAACAAAACCCAACAATCGTGAAAAAGCATCATTTTTAAAAGAAAATATTGAACCTATTAAAAACAGTGGACAATTAAAATTTACACCAGTTCCACATGGTGATATTCAGCGGAATTCCGAATTAGGTTTCGATATTTTTTATGCCGATGGCCATACCGATAAACAAATGATTCCAATGATTCAATACAAAGGAAAAACCATTTGTTTTATGGCAGATTTGCTACCAACCGCAGGACACCTTCCACTACCCTTTGTAATGGGTTATGATACAAGACCATTACTGACATTAGATGAAAAAGAAAAATTTCTGAAAATGGCAGCAGATAATAATTATTACCTATTTTTGGAGCACGACGCACATAATGAAATTATTACAGTAAAAAACACAGAAAAAGGCGTGCGATTACAAGACGTTTTTACCTGTAATGAAATTTTTAACTAA
- a CDS encoding SLC13 family permease: MSMDLMITFAIIIIGVFLFVKDYFSIDTTSILIMALFIVAGVLNPEEGFSGFNHPATITLGCIFVVSGGVFHSGILDGLSYKIIKLAKIHYVVALVVFCVITALFSAFINDTAVVALMLPIALTVCRETGISPGRLLMPISFAALFGGTCTLIGTSTNILVSSYAKQYGLEPFGMFEFSQAALCLLVVGFLYIFLISPLLLPKNKKPDALTLEAKEYITELMVAEDCSDINKLISETALTNDYKISVLSILRDGYLLYDLNPETTIKQGDILKVMLPPQTINRLLDIKGYQVEGSQRIKTAEDSSEAYNIYEVIIPVGSPLAEGTLKSMRFNRTYNMAVLAIRQRGDVLLDKLTSIHLKEGDMLLVLGSKAELQNLENQKLVVTLSEYEKKKTNYKKAIPAVLIGVGVVLAASLNITTILISAMIGALLMVLTGILKPKEAYQAVEWKVIFMMAGVLSMGTALEKTGGATLIADFIEKTLGQYDAHITLSLLFLVSFISTNLISSKATAALMTPVVISLAALMEVSERPFLVAVMFACSLTFMTPMSYPTNTMVYAPGNYKFNDFLKVGTPLNIIIWIAASFIIPYFFPF, translated from the coding sequence ATGAGTATGGATCTCATGATTACGTTTGCCATAATAATTATTGGTGTCTTTCTTTTTGTAAAGGATTATTTTTCTATTGATACCACCTCTATTTTAATTATGGCATTATTTATTGTGGCTGGTGTTTTAAATCCTGAAGAAGGCTTTTCAGGTTTTAATCATCCAGCAACGATAACTTTGGGATGTATTTTTGTTGTAAGTGGCGGTGTTTTTCATTCCGGTATTTTGGATGGGTTGAGTTATAAAATTATTAAACTAGCCAAAATTCATTACGTTGTAGCATTGGTTGTTTTTTGCGTTATAACGGCTTTATTTTCTGCGTTTATAAATGATACGGCTGTCGTAGCATTAATGTTACCCATAGCATTAACCGTATGTCGGGAAACTGGAATTAGTCCAGGAAGATTACTCATGCCTATTTCCTTTGCAGCACTTTTTGGTGGTACGTGTACGCTTATTGGTACCTCAACAAATATATTAGTAAGTAGCTATGCCAAACAATATGGGTTGGAGCCATTTGGTATGTTCGAGTTTAGTCAAGCTGCCCTATGTTTATTGGTTGTTGGTTTTCTGTATATTTTTTTAATTAGTCCTTTATTACTTCCTAAAAATAAAAAACCCGATGCGTTAACGCTTGAAGCCAAGGAGTATATTACAGAATTAATGGTAGCGGAAGATTGTAGCGATATTAATAAACTAATTTCCGAAACCGCTCTTACAAATGATTATAAAATATCCGTTCTTTCTATATTAAGGGATGGCTATTTGTTATACGATTTAAACCCGGAAACCACCATCAAACAAGGCGATATTTTGAAGGTGATGCTTCCGCCTCAAACAATTAACAGGTTGTTAGATATTAAGGGATACCAAGTTGAAGGCAGCCAGCGAATTAAAACGGCAGAAGATTCGTCTGAAGCATATAATATTTATGAGGTTATTATCCCGGTTGGATCACCATTAGCGGAAGGGACTTTAAAATCCATGCGATTTAATAGAACGTACAACATGGCGGTTTTAGCTATCAGGCAACGTGGTGATGTATTATTAGATAAACTAACGTCCATTCATTTAAAAGAAGGCGATATGTTATTGGTTCTGGGAAGCAAGGCGGAACTTCAAAATTTAGAAAATCAAAAATTGGTGGTTACACTTTCTGAATATGAAAAGAAAAAAACCAATTATAAAAAAGCCATTCCGGCGGTTTTAATAGGAGTAGGTGTGGTTTTAGCGGCATCGTTAAATATTACTACTATATTAATAAGTGCTATGATAGGTGCTTTATTAATGGTTTTAACGGGTATTTTAAAACCTAAAGAAGCTTATCAAGCCGTAGAGTGGAAGGTTATTTTTATGATGGCTGGTGTCTTATCCATGGGAACAGCTTTAGAAAAAACAGGAGGTGCCACATTAATTGCTGATTTTATAGAGAAAACATTGGGTCAATACGATGCACATATTACCCTAAGTCTTTTGTTTTTAGTTTCATTTATTTCCACCAATTTAATTTCAAGCAAAGCTACAGCGGCATTAATGACACCTGTAGTAATTAGTTTGGCAGCCCTCATGGAGGTTAGTGAACGGCCCTTTTTGGTTGCTGTTATGTTTGCCTGTTCTTTAACATTTATGACACCCATGAGTTATCCCACAAACACCATGGTTTATGCACCTGGAAATTATAAATTCAATGATTTTTTAAAAGTAGGAACACCCTTAAACATTATAATTTGGATAGCAGCATCGTTTATAATTCCCTATTTCTTCCCATTTTAA
- a CDS encoding DUF202 domain-containing protein — MKTPSPLKIKNMKLLRFGRDFKPDSEVILRDYLAIERTRLANERTLLSYIRSSLYLLLGGIAFLQLKDFPDFQYLALLSLVFSALFLIIGVYRFVLLKKSLKRLYYMSESQNDD; from the coding sequence ATGAAAACACCATCACCATTAAAGATTAAAAATATGAAATTACTCCGTTTTGGTCGTGATTTTAAACCAGATAGTGAGGTGATTTTAAGAGATTATTTAGCCATAGAACGCACGCGTCTTGCCAATGAACGCACCTTATTATCTTATATCCGATCGTCTTTATATTTACTATTAGGTGGTATTGCCTTTTTACAATTGAAAGATTTTCCAGATTTTCAATATTTAGCTTTACTTTCACTGGTATTTAGTGCGCTATTTTTAATTATTGGTGTCTATCGTTTTGTATTATTAAAAAAGAGCCTGAAACGCTTATATTACATGTCTGAATCTCAGAATGATGATTAA
- a CDS encoding S8 family peptidase, whose amino-acid sequence MKFIKSFVFTACTAVVMTSCGGGAEVLSTPIENIDTVPLKVSDLTEAEKQNWGHLDLVTDTIPGMSVDKAYAEIIKNKKGETVIVAVIDSGIDIEHEDLAGVLWTNKNEIPGNGIDDDNNGYIDDIHGWNFLGDAYDEQLEFVRIIVKGDKSNPQYDAALAEYEEKYQEAVANKERYDQIYQMVKTSDETISKHLGKEDYTKEEVAAIDTDKADVKQAAAMLQNMYANGLENSEAALKAIKGGVDYFTDQVNVNLNKDLKGRTTGDDPDNLSDVGYGNGNVMPSEKGESHGTHVAAIILAERNNGLGANGVANNVELMSLRAVPNGDEYDKDIALAIRYAVDNGAKIINGSFGKYYSPHSDWVRDAIKYASDNDVLFINAAGNEGIDIDTKDVFPNDAIGTGPEVSKTFITVGALEPKYGSGMVAGFSNYGKINVDVFAPGAKVYSATPENEYDTKGGTSMAAPAVAGVAALIRSYYPKLSAEQVKQVILDSGIAVKTKVIVGGEATDVRPFGDLTKSGKMVNAYNALIMASQMK is encoded by the coding sequence ATGAAATTTATTAAATCATTTGTATTTACAGCCTGTACTGCTGTAGTAATGACCAGTTGTGGTGGTGGTGCCGAAGTTTTATCGACACCTATTGAAAACATTGATACAGTACCGTTAAAAGTCAGTGATCTTACAGAAGCTGAAAAGCAAAATTGGGGACATTTAGACCTTGTAACAGATACCATTCCTGGTATGAGTGTAGATAAAGCCTATGCTGAAATCATTAAAAATAAAAAAGGCGAAACGGTAATTGTAGCTGTTATCGACTCTGGAATTGATATTGAGCACGAAGATTTAGCTGGTGTACTTTGGACCAACAAAAATGAAATTCCTGGAAACGGAATTGATGATGATAACAATGGATACATTGATGATATTCATGGTTGGAACTTTTTAGGCGATGCTTATGATGAACAATTGGAATTTGTAAGAATTATTGTAAAAGGCGATAAATCAAATCCACAATATGATGCTGCTTTAGCAGAATATGAAGAGAAATACCAAGAAGCCGTAGCTAACAAGGAACGTTATGACCAAATTTATCAAATGGTTAAAACATCTGACGAAACGATTTCTAAGCATTTAGGAAAAGAAGATTATACCAAAGAAGAAGTTGCTGCTATTGATACTGATAAAGCAGATGTAAAACAAGCTGCTGCCATGTTACAAAACATGTATGCTAATGGTTTAGAAAATTCAGAAGCTGCATTAAAAGCTATTAAAGGTGGTGTTGATTATTTTACGGATCAAGTAAATGTAAACTTAAATAAAGACTTAAAAGGTAGAACAACTGGTGATGATCCAGACAATTTATCAGATGTAGGTTACGGAAATGGCAACGTTATGCCTTCTGAAAAAGGTGAAAGTCATGGTACGCACGTTGCAGCTATAATTCTTGCAGAACGTAATAACGGTTTAGGTGCAAACGGTGTGGCAAACAACGTTGAACTTATGAGTTTACGCGCTGTACCAAATGGCGACGAATATGACAAAGATATTGCATTAGCAATTCGCTATGCTGTTGACAATGGGGCTAAAATTATAAACGGAAGTTTTGGAAAATATTACTCACCTCACAGTGACTGGGTTCGTGATGCTATTAAATATGCAAGTGATAATGACGTGCTTTTTATTAATGCTGCAGGAAACGAAGGTATAGATATAGATACTAAAGATGTATTTCCAAATGATGCCATTGGAACAGGTCCAGAAGTATCAAAAACCTTTATTACAGTGGGTGCTTTAGAGCCTAAATATGGTTCTGGTATGGTTGCTGGTTTTTCTAACTACGGAAAAATAAATGTAGATGTTTTTGCGCCAGGAGCTAAAGTATATTCTGCAACACCAGAAAATGAATACGATACTAAAGGTGGAACATCAATGGCTGCTCCTGCAGTTGCTGGAGTTGCTGCTTTAATTCGTTCTTACTATCCAAAATTATCTGCAGAACAAGTTAAGCAAGTGATTTTAGATTCTGGAATTGCTGTTAAAACAAAGGTTATTGTTGGTGGTGAAGCTACTGATGTTAGACCATTTGGCGATTTAACAAAATCAGGTAAAATGGTCAATGCTTACAACGCACTAATCATGGCTAGCCAGATGAAATAA
- a CDS encoding sodium:proton antiporter, giving the protein MLELGGIIILGILAQWVAWKLKIPAILPLILIGLLVGPIAAEFLSEDGTKWIEPRWNGEEGLFPGESLFYFVSLAISIILFEGGLTLRMGEIKNVAPAITKLITIGSIVTFFGAAVAAHYIFYLSWEISFLFSALIIVTGPTVITPILRNIPLKKDVSAVLKWEGILIDPIGALVAVLVFEFISVDAGGEYTKTAFIEFGKIVLFGFTFGFTFAHALNIIMNKKWIPHYLMNVFALAAVLGVFILADIFAHESGLLAVVVMGMVLGNSNSPYLKELLYFKESLSILLISILFILLAANINYQELLLIFNWNTVLLFAIVVFVLRPIGVFISSHGSNLKLNEKLFISWVGPRGIVAAGIASLFGLKLASDGVPGAEYITPLVFMIVLGTVLLNATTARMFAQMVGVFLNKSEGVLIVGASKVSRLLGHYLESRGRHVVLIDSNQNNIAKAKELGLEAINTNIYSDKLMDNIELNAMGYLMALTGSSDINKYAINKFSKLYGENGSFRLLTSTETLETDLVPGEGLFSHTTDYSTLVSVTNKYPSILEIPLEGREHYEELLKITNADEEIIPLFLKDLNNQLIIIGSENLKLEDIKPKWELVYLGKPIDVEKLNGKAKVNQEEG; this is encoded by the coding sequence ATGTTAGAATTAGGCGGAATTATCATTTTAGGAATTTTAGCACAATGGGTAGCGTGGAAATTAAAAATCCCAGCTATTTTACCTTTAATTTTAATTGGTTTATTAGTTGGGCCAATTGCTGCCGAATTTTTATCCGAAGATGGTACCAAATGGATTGAACCACGATGGAATGGTGAAGAAGGTCTATTTCCGGGCGAAAGTTTATTTTACTTTGTATCCCTTGCTATTAGTATTATTCTTTTTGAAGGTGGTTTAACCCTGCGGATGGGTGAAATTAAAAACGTAGCGCCGGCCATTACAAAATTAATTACCATTGGTTCCATTGTTACATTTTTTGGTGCAGCTGTGGCGGCTCATTATATATTCTATTTAAGTTGGGAGATTTCATTCCTATTTTCAGCGTTAATTATAGTTACAGGACCAACCGTTATTACTCCAATCTTAAGAAATATTCCACTTAAAAAAGATGTTTCCGCGGTTCTAAAATGGGAAGGTATTTTAATTGATCCTATTGGTGCTCTGGTTGCCGTTTTGGTTTTCGAATTTATTAGTGTGGATGCAGGTGGTGAGTACACCAAAACAGCATTTATTGAGTTTGGTAAAATTGTATTATTTGGATTTACTTTTGGATTTACTTTTGCACATGCGCTTAATATTATAATGAATAAAAAGTGGATACCACATTATTTAATGAATGTTTTCGCGCTAGCTGCTGTTTTAGGCGTTTTTATATTAGCTGATATTTTTGCACATGAATCTGGACTATTAGCCGTAGTTGTTATGGGAATGGTTTTAGGTAACTCTAATTCACCATACTTAAAAGAGCTTTTATACTTTAAGGAATCTTTAAGTATCTTGTTAATTTCTATATTATTTATTCTATTGGCTGCTAATATTAATTACCAGGAATTGCTGTTAATTTTCAACTGGAATACGGTTCTTCTTTTTGCTATTGTTGTCTTTGTTTTAAGGCCAATTGGCGTGTTTATTAGTTCGCATGGATCAAATTTAAAACTCAACGAAAAACTTTTTATTAGTTGGGTAGGACCACGCGGTATTGTTGCCGCAGGTATTGCGTCTTTATTTGGACTAAAATTAGCAAGCGATGGTGTTCCAGGCGCTGAATACATAACACCTTTGGTGTTTATGATTGTTTTAGGGACCGTTTTATTAAACGCAACAACCGCAAGAATGTTTGCTCAAATGGTTGGTGTATTTTTAAATAAATCAGAAGGTGTTTTAATAGTTGGTGCTTCTAAAGTGTCTAGATTGCTTGGGCATTATTTGGAGTCTCGTGGCCGTCATGTTGTGCTTATTGATAGTAATCAAAACAATATTGCAAAGGCTAAAGAATTAGGGCTTGAAGCAATAAACACCAATATTTATTCTGATAAATTAATGGATAATATTGAACTAAATGCCATGGGATATTTAATGGCGTTAACAGGCAGTTCCGATATTAATAAATATGCTATTAATAAATTTAGTAAGCTATATGGAGAAAATGGCTCTTTTAGGCTTTTAACTTCTACAGAAACTCTAGAAACAGATCTTGTACCAGGTGAAGGTTTATTTTCTCATACCACAGATTATAGCACGTTAGTTTCAGTTACTAATAAATATCCATCTATTTTGGAAATTCCTTTAGAGGGAAGAGAACATTATGAGGAATTGTTAAAAATAACCAATGCGGACGAAGAGATTATTCCGTTGTTTTTAAAAGATTTAAATAATCAACTGATAATAATAGGTTCTGAAAACTTGAAATTAGAAGATATTAAACCGAAATGGGAACTTGTTTACCTTGGGAAACCTATTGATGTTGAGAAATTGAACGGTAAAGCAAAGGTTAATCAAGAAGAAGGTTAA
- a CDS encoding M1 family metallopeptidase, whose product MKKIMLSVCCLGLLLACGTTSQVEAQNSVEKSNDPYYWQQHVDYKMEIDMDVESFQYQGKQKLVYTNNSPDVLNRVYYHLYFNAFQPGSEMDIRSRTISDPDRRVGDRISKLQPNEIGYIKVNSLKQNGTTLKHETVGTVLEVDLAKPIQPGESVTFDMDFDGQVPVQIRRSGRNSAEGVALSMVQWYPKLAEYDFEGWHADPYIGREFHSVWGDFDVKLTIDKNYVVGSTGYQQEDVKIKGNKKTIHIIAPQVHDFMWAADPDYIHDTMQVPDGPLLHFYYKNTLDAEKLDFWKKLQPKTVALMQYFSEHIGDYPYKQYSVIQGGDGGMEYAMGTLITGNRSFGSLVGVTAHELAHTWFQFLLATNETKHEWMDEGFTSYYSDYAMNEVMNEGNDHPTSGSYRSYLFLAKSDKEQPLTTHADRYAYNQAYGISAYSKGSVFLSQLGYIIGEDNLSKTIKKYFNDFKFKHPTPLDIIRTAEKVTDLELDWYLIDFAQTTNTIDYAVKSFEGKTISIERIDIMPMPIDLTVTYTDGTTEDFYIPLQMMRGEKPTEATIIADWAWANPNYTFEVSKAVKSVEIDPKQWVADVNRENNKLEK is encoded by the coding sequence ATGAAAAAAATCATGCTTTCCGTATGCTGTTTAGGTCTTCTATTAGCTTGTGGTACAACCAGTCAAGTAGAAGCGCAAAATTCAGTAGAAAAATCCAACGACCCGTATTATTGGCAACAACATGTTGACTATAAAATGGAAATTGATATGGATGTGGAATCCTTTCAATACCAAGGTAAACAGAAATTAGTATACACCAATAATTCACCCGATGTTTTAAACCGCGTATATTATCATTTATATTTCAATGCTTTTCAACCAGGTAGTGAAATGGATATACGTTCTAGAACTATTTCAGATCCAGACAGACGTGTTGGCGATAGAATAAGTAAACTACAACCTAACGAAATTGGGTATATAAAAGTCAATTCATTAAAGCAAAATGGAACAACATTAAAACATGAAACCGTTGGTACGGTTCTAGAAGTAGATTTAGCAAAACCTATTCAACCAGGAGAATCTGTAACATTTGATATGGATTTTGATGGTCAAGTACCTGTTCAAATTCGTCGTTCTGGTCGAAATAGCGCAGAAGGTGTAGCCTTATCTATGGTGCAATGGTATCCAAAATTAGCTGAATATGATTTTGAAGGCTGGCATGCCGATCCCTACATTGGACGTGAGTTTCACAGTGTTTGGGGCGATTTTGATGTTAAATTAACCATTGATAAAAATTACGTGGTTGGTAGTACAGGCTATCAGCAAGAAGACGTGAAAATAAAAGGAAATAAAAAAACCATTCATATTATAGCTCCGCAAGTTCACGATTTTATGTGGGCTGCAGATCCTGATTATATTCACGATACCATGCAAGTTCCTGATGGACCATTATTGCATTTTTACTACAAAAACACACTGGATGCCGAAAAATTAGATTTTTGGAAAAAATTACAACCTAAAACAGTTGCTTTAATGCAATATTTCAGTGAGCATATTGGAGACTATCCATACAAGCAATACTCGGTTATTCAAGGTGGTGATGGCGGTATGGAGTATGCTATGGGTACTTTAATAACTGGAAATCGTTCGTTTGGAAGTTTAGTTGGTGTTACGGCACACGAATTAGCACATACTTGGTTTCAGTTTTTATTAGCAACTAACGAAACTAAACATGAATGGATGGATGAAGGGTTTACAAGTTATTACAGTGATTACGCCATGAATGAAGTGATGAATGAAGGCAATGACCATCCTACTTCAGGATCTTATAGAAGCTATTTGTTTTTAGCAAAATCTGATAAAGAGCAACCATTAACAACGCATGCAGATCGTTATGCTTATAATCAGGCTTATGGTATTTCAGCATACAGTAAAGGTTCTGTGTTTTTATCACAATTGGGTTACATTATTGGTGAAGACAATTTAAGTAAAACCATTAAAAAATATTTTAATGATTTTAAATTTAAGCACCCAACACCACTAGATATTATTCGTACAGCTGAAAAAGTAACGGATTTGGAATTGGATTGGTATTTAATTGATTTTGCACAAACCACCAATACCATTGACTATGCGGTGAAAAGTTTTGAGGGTAAAACCATTTCTATAGAGCGGATTGATATTATGCCAATGCCTATAGATTTAACGGTTACCTATACCGATGGTACAACCGAAGATTTTTATATTCCGCTACAAATGATGCGTGGTGAAAAACCAACAGAAGCTACTATTATTGCAGATTGGGCTTGGGCAAATCCAAACTACACGTTTGAAGTTTCAAAAGCCGTAAAGTCTGTTGAAATAGACCCAAAACAATGGGTTGCAGATGTTAATCGTGAGAATAATAAACTGGAGAAATAA